One segment of candidate division KSB1 bacterium DNA contains the following:
- a CDS encoding co-chaperone GroES family protein — MMKKEKEIIIIGDRVLISPDPGKDRTDSGLYLPQGVAEKEKISSGYVVKVGPGYIIPYIADTSEPWKGKRNETHYIPLQVRIGDYAIFLRKDAIEIEYDEKRYLIISQSSILAVVRSKILPDDDE; from the coding sequence ATGATGAAAAAAGAAAAAGAAATTATCATCATTGGCGATCGGGTGCTGATCAGCCCTGATCCCGGAAAAGATCGTACCGATAGTGGCCTATATTTGCCCCAAGGCGTCGCGGAAAAAGAAAAAATCAGCAGCGGCTATGTGGTAAAGGTCGGGCCTGGATATATTATCCCCTATATTGCCGACACCTCTGAACCTTGGAAAGGCAAACGTAATGAGACGCACTATATTCCGCTCCAGGTAAGGATCGGGGACTATGCCATATTTTTGCGGAAGGATGCGATAGAGATTGAATATGACGAGAAACGCTATCTTATCATTTCCCAGTCAAGCATCCTGGCCGTGGTGCGAAGCAAAATTTTGCCCGATGATGATGAGTGA
- a CDS encoding NUDIX hydrolase, which produces MKLRSPEATVGAIITRTDSGTERILLALRNTDPYKNYWSLPGGHIDPYETVKQAVIREVKEEVGLDIEPEFLFYFDEIIPERSIHAVVQVFHAKANGQVAVSPEEIVAARWVSIEEALSMPLAFLHKEIIRQFREQFKDKK; this is translated from the coding sequence ATGAAGCTTCGATCACCAGAGGCGACGGTTGGCGCAATCATCACTCGAACTGATTCGGGAACCGAGCGGATTCTGCTTGCGTTACGCAATACAGATCCCTATAAAAATTATTGGTCTCTTCCGGGCGGTCACATCGATCCGTATGAGACCGTGAAACAGGCGGTGATTCGGGAGGTGAAAGAGGAGGTGGGTTTAGATATTGAGCCAGAATTTTTATTCTACTTCGATGAAATTATCCCAGAGCGCAGCATTCACGCAGTGGTCCAAGTATTTCATGCCAAAGCCAATGGCCAGGTAGCTGTATCACCAGAAGAGATCGTGGCTGCACGATGGGTCTCCATTGAAGAAGCTTTGTCCATGCCGCTGGCCTTTTTGCATAAAGAGATCATTCGCCAATTTCGAGAACAATTCAAGGATAAAAAATGA
- a CDS encoding carbohydrate ABC transporter permease, translated as MAQLFYRSRNLSSYKWVTHFILLALLLMTFYPFFFMLISSFKSVPQFYQHFWGIVRPFHWENYREAWQVIHRFIWNSMLVSGLTLIGVLTLGSITAYIFSRFDFTGKNVLFYAIISLLMIPSILTLVPTFMTVKRLGLLNTHWVMILPYVSSGQVFAIFLLRSFFESLPRDLFDAATIDGCPEHRILWHIVLPLSRPILGTVAIINLIATWNEFIWPFVTLQSMNKFVLPVGLLNYFSTTATGLTGMKYGTIFAGYTIAAIPLLILFLFFMKAFIKGLSSGAMKL; from the coding sequence ATGGCGCAGCTGTTCTACAGAAGTCGCAACCTCTCTTCCTACAAATGGGTGACCCATTTCATCCTTCTTGCCCTTTTGCTGATGACATTTTATCCGTTTTTTTTCATGTTGATCAGTTCATTCAAAAGTGTTCCCCAGTTCTATCAGCATTTTTGGGGGATTGTAAGGCCGTTTCACTGGGAAAATTATCGAGAAGCTTGGCAGGTCATTCATCGTTTTATTTGGAATAGCATGCTGGTGAGTGGATTGACGCTAATTGGCGTGCTCACGCTCGGATCCATTACTGCTTATATTTTTTCCCGATTCGATTTCACAGGAAAGAACGTGCTATTTTATGCCATTATTTCATTGCTGATGATCCCAAGCATCCTCACTTTGGTGCCGACCTTCATGACAGTAAAGCGATTGGGACTCTTGAATACCCATTGGGTGATGATCCTTCCTTACGTCAGCTCAGGGCAGGTTTTTGCCATTTTTTTGTTGCGGTCTTTCTTCGAATCCTTACCTCGCGACCTGTTTGACGCTGCCACCATTGACGGCTGCCCAGAACATCGCATCCTCTGGCACATTGTGCTCCCGCTCTCTCGCCCCATTTTGGGGACCGTCGCAATTATCAACTTGATTGCCACTTGGAACGAATTTATCTGGCCTTTTGTAACGCTTCAATCGATGAACAAATTCGTGCTTCCAGTGGGATTACTGAACTATTTTTCCACCACAGCGACAGGTTTGACTGGAATGAAATATGGGACGATCTTTGCTGGTTATACCATTGCTGCGATCCCCCTCTTAATCTTGTTCTTGTTCTTCATGAAAGCGTTTATCAAAGGATTATCCTCTGGAGCTATGAAGCTTTAG
- a CDS encoding sugar ABC transporter permease, translated as MNKKSNTFLIMKKNRSLIYLALLPTFALLAIFNYWPVYSALKHAFYQWDPGGVHRFIGVANFVRLAQDGIFWKSLHNLLIIILINSTVKIAIPLVVAVLIFHLAAEKIRYLYRVLFVIPMVVPTMVTILIWSYIYSDTGILSELLRAVGLDRYDRAWLGSPQTALASVVGVGFPFVSGLALLVFYAGLMNLPESIFDAATIEGATQWQLFSKIELPLLLRQVRVILVLTVLGSVQGYELFLILTRGGPGYETMVPGLWMYLTGFSFNEMGYACCIGFVMFLFMLLITITNLKFIQPRD; from the coding sequence ATGAACAAAAAGTCAAACACTTTTTTGATAATGAAAAAGAACCGCTCCCTGATTTATCTAGCTTTGTTGCCAACGTTCGCTCTACTGGCAATTTTTAATTATTGGCCAGTCTATAGCGCTCTAAAGCACGCCTTCTATCAATGGGACCCTGGGGGCGTCCATCGATTCATCGGAGTCGCAAATTTTGTGCGCTTGGCGCAAGATGGAATTTTTTGGAAATCGCTTCACAATTTACTCATCATCATTCTGATCAATTCAACTGTCAAAATCGCGATCCCATTGGTCGTAGCTGTATTGATTTTCCATCTTGCCGCTGAAAAAATCCGATACCTCTATCGTGTTTTATTTGTTATCCCGATGGTAGTTCCGACTATGGTTACGATTTTGATTTGGAGCTATATTTATTCAGATACTGGCATTCTCTCTGAACTGTTACGTGCCGTGGGTTTGGATCGATACGATCGCGCCTGGCTCGGCTCACCACAGACCGCGCTTGCTTCAGTGGTTGGCGTCGGCTTTCCATTTGTATCTGGATTAGCCTTGCTGGTTTTCTATGCTGGTTTGATGAATCTTCCTGAATCAATTTTCGATGCTGCCACTATTGAAGGCGCGACCCAATGGCAGCTTTTTTCTAAAATCGAATTGCCATTGTTGTTGCGCCAAGTGAGGGTTATTCTTGTGTTAACTGTTTTGGGTTCTGTGCAGGGCTACGAGTTGTTTCTTATCCTAACTCGGGGTGGGCCGGGTTACGAAACCATGGTCCCTGGCCTGTGGATGTACCTGACCGGGTTTTCTTTCAACGAGATGGGATATGCATGCTGTATCGGATTCGTCATGTTCCTTTTTATGTTACTGATCACCATCACCAATCTTAAATTTATTCAGCCAAGAGATTGA